From Desulfobacterales bacterium, the proteins below share one genomic window:
- a CDS encoding ORF6N domain-containing protein, with the protein ELQKDEFENLRSQIVTSSWGGTRYLPMAFTEQGVAMLSSVLNSTRAIKVNIQIMRAFTKLREMLSTHDDLKKKIEVMEKKYDQQFQVVFEAIKQLLETEAKPRKKIGFTVKEKQKAYAKSKDLKSS; encoded by the coding sequence GAGCTTCAAAAGGATGAATTCGAAAACTTGAGGTCACAAATTGTGACCTCAAGTTGGGGTGGGACAAGATATCTGCCAATGGCATTCACCGAGCAGGGCGTGGCCATGCTCTCAAGTGTGCTGAACAGCACAAGAGCCATTAAGGTAAACATCCAGATTATGCGAGCCTTTACCAAACTCAGGGAAATGCTGTCGACACATGACGATCTTAAGAAAAAAATCGAGGTAATGGAAAAAAAGTATGACCAGCAGTTTCAGGTTGTCTTTGAGGCAATCAAACAGCTCCTTGAAACAGAGGCAAAACCCAGGAAAAAGATCGGTTTTACCGTAAAAGAAAAACAGAAGGCTTATGCCAAATCGAAAGATTTGAAAAGTAGTTGA